Genomic window (Myxococcota bacterium):
GCGCTCGGTCGCCGGGAAGCGCACACCCGCGCACAGCGCGCACGCGACGAGCGCCGGCGGCACGACGAGCGCGAGCTGCCCCTGCCAGCCGACGCCGAGCGCCGCGAGCGCCGGCGCACTCGCGCCGCCGACGACGATGCCCGCCGGCCACCACGCGTGCAGCACGTTCAGGCGGCTCACCTTGTCGTGCGGGTAGAGCGCCGTCGTGAGCGGGTTGACGGTCGCCTCCATGAAGCCCCAGCCGAGCCCGCACAGGCCGAAGCCCACGCGCAGCGCGCGATACGTGCTCCAGCCCTCGCCGAGTGCGGGAGCGGCGACCGCGACGAGCGTGCCGAGCGCGAAGAACGCGCCCGCGAGCACGACGCCGCGCCCCATGCCGATGCGCTCGAGGAACGTGCTCGCGAGCAGCAGCGCGAACGCGAAGCTCCAGAACGCGGTGCCGCCGAGGGCGCCGGCGAGCTCGCTCGCGCGCGCGGCGTCGAGCGCCGTGAGGACGTCGGCCTCGACGGCGCCGAGCACCGCGCCGCGCAGCGCGAAGCTGAGCCCGGCCGTGAAGAGGACGAGCGCGCTCGTGACGAAGATCCGTCGAGCGGGAAGGGCGGCGTCGGGCGCGGACGACACGCGCGCAGCGTAGCCGGCGCGTCCGCGCGGCGCGCGCGTGCGGTAGCTTCCGCCGCCCGGCCGGAACGAGGCGAGCAGGGGGATTCGTGAGACGCGCGCTCGTGCTCGGCGGCGGCGGCCCGATCGGCATCGCCTGGGAGACGGGCCTCGTCGGGGGCCTGCGGTCGGAAGGCGTCGACCTGTGCCGCGCCGACGTCGTCGTCGGGACCTCCGCGGGGAGCGTCGTCGGCGCGCGCGTCGCAGCCGGGCACGATCTCGCCGCCGATCCGCTCGGCGGCGGGCGCCTCGGCATGCCGCGCCCGACGGGCGGCTTCGACCGCGACCGCATGCGCGAGATCTTCGCGATCTGGAACGAGGCGACGTCGCCCGAGGCGATGGACGGCGCGCGTCGCCGTCGCATCGGCGCGCTCGCGCGCGACGCGCGCACGGCGCCGCTCGACGCGTGGATCGCGGCGAGCGGTGGCGCGACGGGCGTCGCCGACTGGCCCGCGCGCGCGCTCGTGCTCGCCGCGATCGACACCGAGAGCGGCGAGCGCTGCGCGCTCGACGCCGCGAGCGGCGCGCCGCTCGCGCGCGCGGTCGCCGCGTCGTGCGCCGTGCCCGGGATGTTCCCGGTGGTGCCGATCGGCGCGCGCGCGTTCATGGACGGCGGCGTCGGCTCGGCGACGAACGCCGACCTCGTGCTCGCGCACGCGCCGGACGCGGTGCTCGTCGTCGCGCCGATGTGCGATCGCACCGTGCCGGCCGGCACGTGCGCCGAGCGCTGCGTCGAGCGCGAGGCGCGCGCGCTCGAGGCCGCGGGCGCGCGCGTCGCCGTCGTCCTGCCCGA
Coding sequences:
- a CDS encoding patatin-like phospholipase family protein, producing MRRALVLGGGGPIGIAWETGLVGGLRSEGVDLCRADVVVGTSAGSVVGARVAAGHDLAADPLGGGRLGMPRPTGGFDRDRMREIFAIWNEATSPEAMDGARRRRIGALARDARTAPLDAWIAASGGATGVADWPARALVLAAIDTESGERCALDAASGAPLARAVAASCAVPGMFPVVPIGARAFMDGGVGSATNADLVLAHAPDAVLVVAPMCDRTVPAGTCAERCVEREARALEAAGARVAVVLPDEDDARAVGPDLLQPMRVRRALARGVARGRARPAGGRAAARAHLALPHGASPPSATAAPGAAPASASTSRRKTSPRCA